In the Armatimonadota bacterium genome, one interval contains:
- a CDS encoding DUF1559 domain-containing protein, whose translation MRRGFTLIELLVVIAIIAILAAILFPVFARAREKARQSSCLSNVKQLALGVLMYAGDYDDIFPMNYYNIAGTRTFPDGTTAGAGAWLWIHMIYPYTKNAGIYNCPSEMGRYTGGYFWANGASYGYNRWLGRYYNEPPMNALAKVKAPAEMPMIADCDYYLMAPDPSTTDNDYRPDPRHNDMLNMGFVDGHAKAEKLDSWVTPNPRSSADPIWVKWDPTL comes from the coding sequence ATGCGCCGCGGTTTCACACTCATCGAGCTGTTGGTCGTGATTGCGATTATCGCGATCCTCGCTGCTATTCTCTTCCCCGTATTCGCCCGGGCAAGGGAGAAAGCGCGCCAGTCCAGTTGTCTGTCCAATGTGAAACAACTTGCCCTCGGTGTTCTGATGTATGCAGGGGACTACGACGACATTTTCCCGATGAACTACTACAACATTGCCGGAACCCGCACCTTCCCGGACGGCACCACCGCCGGCGCTGGCGCCTGGCTGTGGATCCACATGATTTACCCGTATACGAAGAATGCCGGCATTTACAACTGCCCCAGCGAGATGGGTCGTTACACCGGAGGCTACTTCTGGGCAAATGGCGCTTCCTACGGGTACAACCGCTGGCTGGGTCGGTACTACAACGAACCGCCGATGAACGCCCTCGCGAAGGTTAAGGCGCCCGCGGAGATGCCGATGATCGCGGACTGCGACTACTACCTGATGGCCCCGGACCCGAGCACAACGGACAACGACTACCGGCCGGACCCGCGCCACAATGATATGCTCAACATGGGCTTCGTAGATGGCCATGCGAAGGCCGAGAAGCTTGACAGCTGGGTCACCCCCAACCCGCGCTCGAGCGCCGACCCGATCTGGGTTAAGTGGGACCCCACACTATAG